In Parasegetibacter sp. NRK P23, the genomic stretch AACACAAGGGATACTATTGCCAGGGCAATCTCCGGGGTCAGTAGTACCTTCATAACTCCAGTTATCAGGATCTTCATAACTGCTTTCCTGTGTATCCGGCCCCGTGTAGGTAAAATAGTGGATATCCGATAACGCCTTACGTTCAACGCCCGCGTCCTGTTTACCACTCACCGCAAACACCACCCCAACCCCAAATACCGCCACCAACAGTGGCAATACCCATTTTATAGTCCGGAGACTTTTTGTTTTTTCCATCTTCTGTTTTTTAATGGTTTAAAATAATCGCCCGCCCCGCTTTCACGGATACCGGCCGGGCCGCCGGGGCTTCCAGGATATCCATGCCGCTGTTGTTCCCCGCGCGTGAAACGCCGGCGGCTATTGTTGCAACAAAGCTGAGACATAGGTGTGACGGCCCTTTCCCATGGTTATACCGGATAATTTTCCGGCAGGAAAAGGTGTTTCTTTCTGAAAACAAAA encodes the following:
- a CDS encoding DUF6520 family protein codes for the protein MEKTKSLRTIKWVLPLLVAVFGVGVVFAVSGKQDAGVERKALSDIHYFTYTGPDTQESSYEDPDNWSYEGTTDPGDCPGNSIPCVVQVDLEVYTSLDLSDEQEERWVAFLEQLIGAVDNQTGASEFMDDPSNTIHLKGAQ